Proteins encoded together in one Chryseobacterium sp. G0201 window:
- a CDS encoding DUF5995 family protein translates to MKTIEEVLKKLDEIITWSKENQSPVGYFACTYRIMTAQVLKGIQQKKFEDNPRMTLLDLAFAQRYLEAWDNYSKGKKCTQSWYIAFEAAKNKNLLILQHIFLGMNAHINLDLGISASSVMPYRKINPLKKDFENINNVIASINQKVQDSLNKICYPVDLIDKISNGKDNVVLDFAISKARETSWATAVIASNTPQFLRESVIDIVDYAATKVASQIINPKLLTPALTKELKKCESNDIVKNIEILSSTKNI, encoded by the coding sequence ATGAAAACCATAGAAGAAGTCCTTAAAAAATTAGACGAAATTATCACTTGGAGCAAGGAAAACCAAAGCCCTGTGGGATATTTTGCCTGCACTTACAGAATAATGACCGCGCAGGTTTTAAAAGGAATCCAACAGAAAAAATTTGAAGACAATCCAAGAATGACTCTTCTGGATCTGGCTTTTGCACAAAGATATCTTGAGGCCTGGGACAATTACAGTAAAGGGAAAAAGTGTACGCAATCATGGTATATTGCTTTTGAAGCTGCAAAAAACAAAAACCTTCTGATTTTACAGCATATTTTTCTGGGAATGAATGCTCACATCAATTTGGATTTGGGAATTTCCGCTTCTTCGGTAATGCCCTACAGAAAAATAAATCCACTTAAAAAAGATTTTGAAAATATTAATAATGTCATCGCATCCATAAATCAAAAAGTTCAGGATTCATTAAATAAAATCTGTTATCCTGTTGATTTAATTGATAAAATTTCAAACGGGAAAGATAATGTTGTTTTAGATTTTGCGATCTCTAAAGCAAGAGAAACTTCTTGGGCAACCGCTGTTATTGCTTCAAATACACCTCAGTTCTTGAGAGAATCTGTTATTGATATTGTAGATTACGCCGCTACAAAAGTGGCTTCACAGATTATCAATCCTAAACTTCTTACTCCCGCATTAACCAAAGAACTGAAAAAATGTGAGAGCAATGATATTGTGAAAAATATTGAGATTTTATCTTCAACAAAAAATATTTAA
- a CDS encoding YciI family protein, translated as MKAYTIVMLTTGSAKIEDKAKMADLMKGHMTNIGKLADEGKIIVAGPFLEKNKENYRGMFIFNTKSKEEADQWVKTDPAVQAEVFSYEIFPWYGSAALPLYLKHHEEISKENP; from the coding sequence ATGAAAGCTTATACCATCGTAATGTTGACAACCGGTTCTGCAAAAATTGAAGATAAAGCTAAAATGGCAGATTTAATGAAGGGTCACATGACCAACATCGGTAAACTTGCAGACGAAGGAAAAATTATCGTTGCCGGACCTTTTCTTGAAAAAAATAAAGAAAACTACCGCGGAATGTTCATTTTCAATACAAAATCTAAAGAAGAAGCCGATCAATGGGTAAAAACAGATCCAGCAGTACAAGCAGAAGTTTTTAGCTATGAAATTTTTCCTTGGTATGGATCGGCGGCTCTGCCTTTATATTTAAAGCATCACGAAGAGATTTCGAAAGAAAATCCTTAG
- a CDS encoding 5-formyltetrahydrofolate cyclo-ligase — protein sequence MLKAELRKKYMQKRKALSSDEAFLLSEKIFENFINYFKPVSGQKVHIFIPIEKFKEIETQIFIDYFLSRNISVFVPKIVDTKLISVEIFKDTQFEINNWDISEPVSNEDSGVLDFNYVITPLLYCDQKGNRVGYGKGFYDGFFENLSSETKKIGVNYFNPDQLIDDVWENDIPLDYLVTPTDVLSFFKGEE from the coding sequence ATGCTAAAAGCTGAGCTTAGAAAAAAATATATGCAAAAAAGAAAAGCCTTGTCTTCTGATGAGGCTTTCTTGTTATCTGAAAAGATTTTTGAAAATTTCATCAATTATTTTAAACCTGTTTCGGGTCAAAAAGTTCATATTTTTATTCCAATTGAAAAGTTTAAAGAAATTGAGACTCAAATATTCATTGATTATTTTTTAAGTCGAAATATCAGCGTTTTTGTTCCTAAAATTGTGGATACAAAATTAATTTCTGTTGAAATTTTTAAGGATACACAGTTTGAAATTAATAACTGGGATATTTCAGAGCCCGTTTCTAATGAAGATTCCGGAGTTTTAGATTTTAACTATGTCATTACTCCTTTGTTGTATTGTGATCAAAAAGGCAATAGAGTAGGCTATGGTAAAGGTTTTTATGACGGATTCTTCGAAAATCTGTCTTCCGAAACAAAAAAAATCGGAGTTAATTATTTTAACCCCGATCAATTGATCGATGATGTCTGGGAAAATGATATTCCTCTAGACTATTTGGTTACTCCAACCGATGTGCTGTCTTTCTTCAAAGGAGAAGAGTAG
- a CDS encoding Dps family protein — protein sequence MKNASIIGLQEADCKNISEKLNVLLANYSIFYQNTRGSHWNIKGDQFFTLHPKFEELYNSLVLKIDEIAERILTLGATPAHNYSDYLKVATIKETKEVSDGNKSVENILSSFKVVIDLQRELLDITDTAGDEGTNSQMSDYITEQEKEVWMYNSYLGK from the coding sequence ATGAAAAATGCAAGTATTATCGGACTTCAGGAAGCCGACTGTAAAAACATTTCCGAGAAATTAAATGTACTTTTAGCTAATTATTCAATATTTTATCAAAACACAAGAGGTTCTCATTGGAACATCAAAGGTGATCAGTTTTTCACCCTTCATCCAAAATTTGAAGAGCTATACAACAGCTTAGTATTAAAAATTGATGAAATAGCAGAAAGAATTCTGACTTTAGGGGCAACTCCGGCACATAATTATTCAGATTATTTAAAAGTGGCTACTATTAAAGAAACAAAAGAAGTCAGTGACGGAAACAAAAGTGTAGAGAATATTTTGAGTTCATTCAAAGTGGTTATCGATCTTCAGAGAGAACTTTTAGACATCACCGACACAGCTGGAGATGAAGGTACCAACTCACAAATGAGCGACTACATTACAGAGCAGGAAAAAGAAGTTTGGATGTACAACTCTTATTTAGGGAAGTAA
- the rpsG gene encoding 30S ribosomal protein S7, with product MRKTKAKKRPLLPDPKFNDQLVTRFVNNLMLDGKKSIAFKIFYDALDLVEAKKGETEKTALEIWKDALTNVMPHVEVRSRRVGGANFQIPMPIRADRKISMAMKWLIKYSTARNDKSMALKLANEVVAASREEGAAYKKKSDTHKMAEANKAFSHFKF from the coding sequence ATGAGAAAGACAAAAGCGAAAAAAAGACCGTTGTTACCAGATCCGAAATTTAATGATCAATTGGTAACAAGATTTGTAAACAATTTAATGCTAGACGGTAAAAAGTCTATCGCATTCAAAATATTCTACGATGCATTAGACCTTGTAGAAGCTAAAAAAGGAGAAACTGAAAAAACTGCCCTTGAAATCTGGAAAGATGCATTAACTAACGTTATGCCTCACGTAGAAGTACGTTCTAGAAGAGTAGGTGGAGCTAACTTCCAGATTCCTATGCCAATCAGAGCTGACAGAAAAATTTCTATGGCAATGAAATGGTTAATCAAATATTCTACAGCTAGAAATGATAAGTCTATGGCTTTGAAATTAGCTAACGAAGTTGTAGCTGCTTCTAGAGAAGAAGGTGCTGCTTACAAGAAAAAATCTGATACTCACAAAATGGCGGAAGCTAACAAAGCTTTCTCACACTTTAAATTCTAA
- the rpsL gene encoding 30S ribosomal protein S12 has protein sequence MPTIQQLVRKGRVALTKKSKSAALDSCPQRRGVCTRVYTTTPKKPNSALRKVARVRLSNGKEVNAYIPGEGHNLQEHSIVLVRGGRVKDLPGVRYHIVRGALDTAGVSGRTQRRSKYGAKRPKPGQAAAAPAKGKKK, from the coding sequence ATGCCTACTATTCAACAATTAGTAAGAAAAGGAAGAGTCGCACTCACCAAGAAGAGTAAATCGGCTGCCCTTGATTCTTGTCCACAAAGACGAGGTGTATGTACGAGAGTATATACTACCACTCCTAAGAAACCTAACTCTGCACTTAGAAAAGTTGCAAGGGTAAGACTTTCTAACGGGAAGGAAGTCAACGCCTACATCCCGGGCGAAGGACATAATCTTCAAGAGCACTCGATAGTATTGGTACGCGGCGGAAGGGTGAAAGACCTACCGGGAGTACGTTATCATATCGTAAGAGGAGCATTAGATACTGCAGGTGTAAGCGGTAGAACACAGAGAAGATCTAAGTATGGAGCTAAGAGACCAAAACCAGGTCAGGCAGCAGCTGCACCAGCTAAAGGAAAGAAAAAATAA
- the rpsJ gene encoding 30S ribosomal protein S10, which yields MSQRIRIKLKSYDYNLVDKSAEKIVKTVKATGAVVNGPIPLPTNKRIFTVLRSPHVNKKAREQFQLSAHKRLMDIYSSSSKTVDALMKLELPSGVDVEIKV from the coding sequence ATGTCACAAAGAATCAGAATAAAACTAAAATCTTACGATTACAACTTGGTAGACAAGTCTGCTGAGAAAATCGTAAAAACGGTAAAGGCTACTGGTGCTGTTGTAAACGGACCAATTCCATTGCCAACTAATAAGAGAATCTTCACTGTATTGAGATCTCCACACGTAAACAAGAAGGCTAGAGAGCAGTTCCAATTATCAGCTCACAAGAGATTGATGGATATCTACTCTTCTTCTTCTAAAACTGTGGATGCTCTAATGAAATTAGAGTTACCAAGCGGTGTAGACGTTGAAATTAAAGTGTGA
- the fusA gene encoding elongation factor G produces MSRDLKFTRNIGIAAHIDAGKTTTTERILFYTGVNHKIGEVHDGASTMDWMEQEAERGITITSAATTCSWNFPTDQGKILPESKPYHFNIIDTPGHVDFTVEVNRSLRVLDGLVFLFSAVDGVEPQSETNWRLADNYKVARMGFVNKMDRQGADFLNVVNQVKTMLGSNAVPIVLPIGAEEDFKGVVDLIKNRAIIWDEAGQGATFEVVPIPEDMKAEVHEYREKLVEAVADYDETLMEKFFEDPDSISEDEINEALRKATIDLSIIPMTCGSSFKNKGVQFMLDAVCKYLPSPLDKDDIKGTDPRTDLDITRKPSVDEPFAALAFKIATDPFVGRLAFFRAYSGRLDAGSYILNTRSGDKERISRIYQMHANKQNPVEYIEAGDIGAAVGFKSIKTGDTMCDEKNPIVLESMVFPDPVIGIAVEPKTKADQDKMGNALAKLAEEDPTFQVKTDEASGQTIISGMGELHLDILVDRMRREFKVEVNQGQPQVEYKENLTRVAQHREVYKKQSGGKGKFADIVFELGPADEGKVGLEFINEIKGGNVPREFVPAIEKGFKAAMKNGPLAGFEVEGIKVTLKDGSFHAVDSDALSFELAAKLGFKEAGRAAKPVIMEPIMKLEVVTPEEYMGNIIGDLNKRRGTISGQEEKNGAVVIKGSVPLSEMFGYVTTLRTLSSGRATSSMELEKYQATPQNVAEDIIAKAKG; encoded by the coding sequence ATGAGTAGAGATCTTAAATTTACAAGAAACATTGGTATTGCTGCCCACATTGATGCGGGAAAAACTACCACTACAGAAAGAATCTTATTCTATACTGGTGTAAACCATAAAATTGGAGAAGTTCATGATGGAGCTTCTACAATGGACTGGATGGAGCAGGAAGCAGAAAGAGGTATTACAATTACTTCTGCTGCAACAACTTGTTCTTGGAATTTTCCAACAGACCAAGGTAAAATTTTACCTGAAAGTAAGCCTTACCACTTCAATATCATCGATACACCGGGACACGTTGACTTCACAGTAGAAGTAAACAGATCTTTAAGAGTATTAGATGGTTTGGTATTCTTATTCTCTGCAGTAGATGGAGTAGAGCCTCAGTCTGAAACAAACTGGAGACTTGCTGACAACTATAAAGTTGCAAGAATGGGATTCGTAAACAAAATGGACAGACAAGGTGCTGACTTCCTTAACGTGGTAAACCAGGTTAAGACGATGTTAGGATCAAACGCTGTTCCAATCGTTTTACCAATCGGTGCTGAAGAAGATTTCAAAGGTGTTGTTGACTTAATTAAAAACAGAGCTATCATCTGGGATGAAGCAGGACAAGGAGCTACTTTCGAAGTAGTGCCAATTCCTGAAGACATGAAGGCTGAAGTTCACGAATACAGAGAGAAATTAGTAGAAGCTGTAGCTGACTACGATGAGACTTTGATGGAGAAATTCTTCGAAGATCCAGATTCAATCTCTGAAGACGAAATCAACGAAGCTCTAAGAAAAGCTACTATTGATCTTTCTATTATCCCAATGACTTGTGGTTCTTCATTCAAGAATAAAGGAGTACAGTTTATGTTGGATGCAGTATGTAAATACTTGCCTTCTCCATTGGATAAAGATGATATCAAAGGTACTGACCCTAGAACTGATCTTGATATTACAAGAAAACCATCTGTAGACGAGCCTTTCGCAGCTCTAGCATTTAAGATTGCTACTGACCCATTCGTGGGAAGATTGGCATTCTTCAGAGCATACTCTGGAAGACTAGATGCAGGTTCTTATATCTTGAACACTCGTTCAGGAGATAAAGAAAGAATCTCTAGAATCTATCAGATGCACGCTAACAAGCAAAATCCTGTAGAATATATTGAAGCAGGAGATATCGGTGCAGCTGTAGGTTTCAAATCTATCAAAACTGGTGATACAATGTGTGACGAGAAAAACCCAATCGTTCTTGAATCGATGGTTTTCCCTGATCCTGTAATTGGTATCGCTGTTGAGCCTAAAACTAAGGCTGACCAGGATAAAATGGGTAACGCTCTAGCCAAATTAGCTGAAGAAGATCCTACTTTCCAGGTTAAAACTGACGAAGCTTCTGGACAAACGATTATCTCAGGAATGGGTGAGCTTCACCTTGATATTCTTGTAGACCGTATGAGAAGAGAATTCAAAGTAGAAGTTAACCAAGGTCAACCTCAGGTTGAGTACAAAGAGAATCTTACAAGAGTTGCTCAACACAGAGAAGTTTACAAAAAACAATCTGGTGGTAAAGGTAAATTTGCTGACATTGTATTTGAACTAGGACCTGCTGACGAAGGTAAAGTTGGTTTAGAATTCATCAATGAGATCAAAGGTGGTAACGTTCCTAGAGAATTTGTTCCTGCAATTGAAAAAGGCTTTAAAGCTGCAATGAAAAACGGTCCTTTGGCTGGTTTCGAAGTTGAAGGTATTAAAGTTACTCTTAAAGACGGATCTTTCCACGCAGTGGATTCTGATGCACTTTCTTTCGAATTAGCTGCTAAATTAGGATTTAAAGAAGCGGGACGTGCTGCTAAGCCAGTAATCATGGAGCCTATTATGAAATTGGAGGTTGTAACTCCGGAAGAATATATGGGTAACATCATTGGTGACCTTAACAAGAGAAGAGGTACTATCAGTGGACAAGAAGAAAAGAACGGTGCCGTTGTAATCAAAGGTTCAGTTCCACTTTCTGAAATGTTTGGATATGTAACAACTCTAAGAACACTTTCATCAGGAAGAGCTACTTCTTCTATGGAATTAGAGAAGTACCAAGCTACTCCTCAAAACGTTGCTGAAGATATCATTGCTAAAGCAAAAGGTTAA
- a CDS encoding rhodanese-related sulfurtransferase produces MQLYNTLSAEERAQLIDEAGKERLTLSFYAYAKIEDPKKFRDELFITWNALDALGRIYVAHEGINAQMSVPADQFEAFRDTLEVYEFMKGIRLNVAVEQDDHSFLKLTIKVRHKIVADGLNDETFDVTNKGIHLKAQEFNNLLEDPNTIVVDFRNHYESEVGHFEGAITPDVENFRESLPIINEQLQDFKEDKNLLMYCTGGIRCEKASAYFKHQGFKNVFQLEGGIIEYTRQIKEENIESKFIGKNFVFDHRLGERITDDIIAQCHQCGKPCDNHTNCANDACHLLFIQCDECKAAMENTCSTECLEIIHLPREEQVALRKGLQVGNKVFRKGKSEALKFKNSGDLSTQTLAKAAAVETKDIRKKIKVKKVLIGKAEHYYTKSKIAQFLIENKELSVGDKVLISGPTTGDQEITITEIFVNGGSCETAKIGDQITFELPFRVRLSDKLYKILEPFEKA; encoded by the coding sequence ATGCAACTGTATAACACCTTAAGCGCAGAAGAAAGAGCTCAACTTATTGATGAAGCTGGTAAGGAACGTCTTACATTGTCTTTCTATGCGTATGCCAAAATTGAAGATCCCAAAAAATTTCGCGACGAATTATTTATAACCTGGAACGCACTTGATGCATTGGGCCGTATTTATGTTGCTCATGAAGGTATTAATGCTCAGATGAGTGTGCCTGCGGATCAATTTGAAGCATTTCGTGATACGTTGGAAGTATATGAGTTCATGAAAGGAATTCGTTTAAATGTAGCGGTTGAGCAAGACGATCATTCTTTTTTAAAATTGACGATAAAAGTTAGACATAAAATTGTCGCTGACGGTTTGAATGATGAAACTTTTGATGTTACCAATAAAGGAATTCACTTAAAAGCACAGGAATTTAATAATTTGCTTGAAGATCCGAATACAATTGTTGTAGATTTTAGAAATCACTACGAAAGTGAAGTTGGTCATTTTGAAGGGGCAATTACTCCTGATGTAGAAAACTTCAGAGAAAGTTTACCGATTATCAACGAACAGTTACAGGATTTTAAAGAAGATAAAAACCTTTTGATGTATTGTACAGGTGGAATTCGTTGTGAAAAAGCCAGTGCTTACTTCAAACATCAAGGTTTTAAAAATGTTTTCCAATTAGAAGGCGGGATTATTGAATATACGCGCCAAATCAAGGAAGAAAATATTGAAAGTAAATTCATTGGTAAGAACTTTGTTTTTGATCACCGATTAGGAGAAAGAATTACAGATGATATTATTGCGCAATGTCACCAATGTGGTAAACCTTGCGACAACCATACCAATTGTGCCAATGATGCCTGTCATTTATTGTTTATTCAATGTGATGAGTGTAAAGCAGCGATGGAAAATACATGTTCCACAGAATGTTTGGAAATCATACATTTGCCTAGGGAAGAACAGGTTGCGCTAAGAAAAGGATTACAGGTTGGCAATAAAGTTTTCAGAAAAGGAAAATCTGAAGCTTTGAAATTTAAAAATTCCGGAGATCTGTCAACTCAAACTTTAGCGAAAGCTGCAGCAGTTGAAACTAAAGATATTCGTAAGAAAATAAAGGTCAAAAAAGTGTTGATTGGTAAGGCAGAACATTATTATACAAAATCAAAAATTGCACAGTTTTTAATTGAAAACAAAGAACTTTCAGTAGGCGATAAAGTATTGATTTCAGGGCCAACAACTGGTGATCAGGAAATTACAATTACTGAGATTTTTGTCAATGGAGGTTCTTGTGAAACGGCAAAAATTGGAGATCAAATTACTTTTGAACTTCCGTTTAGAGTTCGTTTGTCAGACAAATTATATAAAATTCTAGAACCTTTTGAAAAAGCTTAA
- a CDS encoding TrmH family RNA methyltransferase, producing the protein MIESFQNEKIKNITKLITDNRFRKKSGVFVVEGQQENERALKFDFEAVEFFICETIFKGQTPEGKIHFVNDKVYEKIAYRGSSEGIIGVYKAKENHLNTFKPKENSTVIIVEGVEKPGNLGAILRSCEAFGIDALIVADGKTDFYNPNVIRSSVGCLFGMEIFQAENEETLEFLRKNSFNIYTTIMDETAEDLYKRDFKQKSAVLFGTEHSGLSDFWIGKGKNTLIPMSGSIDSLNLSNAVAITCYETLKQKKG; encoded by the coding sequence ATGATTGAAAGTTTTCAAAACGAAAAAATAAAAAACATCACTAAACTAATCACAGACAACCGATTCAGAAAAAAATCAGGTGTTTTTGTAGTGGAAGGTCAGCAGGAAAATGAAAGAGCTCTGAAATTTGATTTTGAAGCAGTGGAGTTTTTCATTTGTGAAACCATTTTTAAAGGACAAACTCCGGAAGGAAAAATTCACTTTGTTAATGATAAAGTCTATGAAAAAATAGCTTACAGAGGTAGTTCTGAAGGAATTATTGGAGTTTATAAAGCCAAAGAGAATCATTTAAATACATTCAAACCAAAGGAAAATTCAACAGTAATTATTGTTGAAGGTGTAGAAAAGCCTGGAAACTTGGGTGCGATTTTGAGAAGCTGTGAAGCTTTTGGAATTGATGCTCTAATTGTAGCAGATGGTAAAACAGATTTTTATAATCCAAATGTGATTCGCTCAAGTGTTGGATGTCTTTTTGGAATGGAAATTTTTCAAGCTGAAAATGAGGAAACATTAGAATTTCTTCGGAAAAACAGCTTCAATATTTATACAACGATCATGGATGAGACAGCGGAAGACCTTTACAAAAGAGATTTTAAGCAAAAATCTGCGGTATTATTCGGAACAGAACATTCTGGGTTAAGTGATTTCTGGATTGGAAAAGGAAAAAATACCTTGATTCCAATGTCCGGAAGTATTGATTCTCTGAATTTAAGTAATGCTGTAGCGATTACCTGCTACGAAACACTAAAACAGAAGAAGGGATAA
- the rmuC gene encoding DNA recombination protein RmuC produces MEMTYLIIGFIAGGILGAVILYFALKSSMVSRSSYDELNNLQIKNNSDLENSNLKIQELSQNINKEKELNQQQTDLLNDLKNEFAKISAEHSSLNSQFLEQKQFNTKQTSQIENLLNEKQTLFAKNSELTAINESMQKSLETQKGEITKIQEESKLQFENLANKILEEKTEKFTTLNQNNLKLILDPFQEKIADLKNRVNEAYEKENKERFSLAEKVKELAELNQQISEDAKKLTRALKGESKTQGNWGEMILESILEKSGLVKGREYFLEHELRDEDNKALFSEFSGKKMRPDAVIKYPDERNVIIDSKVSLTAFTELVDETDQDIYLIKLNQHLSSIKTHITQLSQKAYDDYGKSLDFVMMFIPSEPAYIAAMQADQNLWNYAYERRVLLLNPSNLITSLKLIADLWKREYQNRNSMEIAERGAKLYDKFVGFVDNLEKVGKNLDQAKNVYNEAYKQLSTGNDNLVIQTQKLKSLGIKNKKDLPQSMIDNSNNLLES; encoded by the coding sequence ATGGAGATGACCTATTTAATTATTGGATTTATTGCCGGGGGAATTCTTGGTGCAGTAATTTTATATTTTGCGTTGAAATCATCGATGGTTTCAAGAAGTTCTTACGATGAACTGAATAATTTACAGATCAAAAACAATTCGGATCTGGAAAATTCTAATCTTAAAATTCAGGAATTAAGCCAGAATATTAATAAAGAAAAAGAACTGAATCAACAGCAGACAGATTTATTAAATGATCTGAAAAATGAGTTTGCAAAAATCTCAGCCGAACATTCATCTTTGAATTCTCAGTTTCTCGAGCAAAAACAGTTTAACACAAAACAAACTTCTCAAATCGAGAATCTTCTAAACGAAAAACAGACGCTATTTGCTAAAAATTCTGAGCTTACAGCTATCAATGAAAGTATGCAAAAGTCTCTTGAAACACAAAAAGGCGAAATCACTAAAATTCAGGAAGAATCAAAATTACAGTTTGAAAATTTAGCGAATAAAATTTTAGAAGAGAAAACAGAAAAATTCACAACGCTTAATCAGAATAACCTTAAATTAATCTTAGACCCTTTCCAGGAAAAGATTGCTGATCTTAAAAACAGAGTAAATGAAGCTTATGAAAAGGAAAATAAAGAACGTTTTTCTCTTGCCGAAAAAGTGAAAGAATTGGCCGAGCTGAATCAACAAATCTCTGAAGATGCAAAAAAACTGACAAGAGCATTAAAAGGCGAAAGCAAAACCCAAGGAAACTGGGGCGAAATGATTCTTGAAAGCATCCTTGAAAAGTCAGGTTTGGTAAAAGGAAGAGAATATTTTCTTGAACATGAACTTCGGGATGAAGACAATAAAGCTTTATTTTCAGAATTTTCAGGGAAGAAAATGCGTCCTGATGCTGTTATAAAATATCCAGATGAAAGAAATGTGATCATTGATTCTAAAGTCTCTTTAACAGCTTTCACCGAATTGGTTGATGAAACCGATCAGGATATTTATTTAATTAAGCTTAATCAACATTTATCTTCTATAAAAACTCATATTACGCAATTAAGCCAAAAAGCTTACGACGATTACGGGAAATCTTTGGATTTCGTGATGATGTTTATTCCAAGTGAACCAGCTTATATTGCCGCAATGCAGGCAGACCAAAACCTTTGGAATTACGCTTATGAACGAAGAGTTTTATTATTAAATCCGAGTAATTTAATAACATCATTAAAACTGATCGCCGATCTTTGGAAACGGGAGTATCAAAACAGAAATTCCATGGAAATTGCGGAAAGAGGAGCAAAATTGTATGATAAATTTGTTGGTTTCGTAGATAATTTAGAAAAAGTAGGAAAGAATTTGGATCAAGCTAAAAATGTTTACAATGAAGCTTACAAACAACTTTCTACTGGAAATGACAACTTGGTTATCCAGACTCAAAAATTAAAATCTTTAGGAATTAAAAACAAAAAAGATCTTCCACAAAGCATGATCGATAATTCTAATAACCTTCTAGAATCATAA
- the pncB gene encoding nicotinate phosphoribosyltransferase, whose product MHDIRLNSILDNDFYKVTMQNAVVKLFPSSIVKYEFINRGKHLFPEGFDAALREAVTKMAELKLTKDEKKFLARTCPYLDLPYLDFLEGYHYDPSEVKIHQDGTNLSVTVEGLWYRTILWEVPLLALISELHYEMNHMERDSNEVVMSKTVEKAESLTKLGVNFAEFGTRRRHSYKVQNLVMEALNQKKDSTFIGSSNVHFAMKYNVKPIGTHAHEWFMFHGAEYGFKMANELALEHWVDVYRGDLGVALSDTYTTDVFFRQFDKKFAKLFDGVRHDSGDALEFADKTIAHYEKNGINPLFKYIIFSDALNLEKVEEITKYCKGKIGVSFGIGTNLTNDVGLKPMNIVMKLIGVQAPNKEWIPTVKLSDEHGKYTGDPKMIELAKEFLRIKD is encoded by the coding sequence ATGCACGACATTCGATTAAACTCTATTCTAGATAACGATTTCTATAAAGTGACCATGCAAAATGCAGTGGTAAAATTATTCCCAAGCTCTATTGTAAAATACGAATTCATCAACAGAGGAAAACACTTATTTCCGGAAGGTTTTGACGCAGCTTTAAGAGAAGCAGTGACAAAAATGGCAGAATTAAAACTAACCAAAGACGAGAAAAAGTTTTTGGCAAGAACATGCCCTTACTTAGACCTTCCCTATTTAGATTTTCTTGAAGGTTATCATTACGATCCTTCTGAAGTTAAAATTCACCAAGATGGAACAAATCTTAGCGTTACTGTTGAAGGACTTTGGTACAGAACAATCCTTTGGGAAGTGCCTTTATTAGCTTTAATAAGCGAATTACATTACGAAATGAATCACATGGAAAGAGATTCTAACGAAGTGGTAATGAGTAAAACTGTTGAAAAAGCAGAATCCCTTACAAAACTCGGCGTTAATTTCGCGGAATTCGGTACCAGAAGAAGACATTCTTACAAAGTGCAGAATCTCGTAATGGAAGCGTTAAACCAGAAGAAAGATTCTACATTTATAGGAAGTTCAAATGTTCATTTTGCGATGAAATACAATGTAAAACCTATCGGAACTCACGCTCATGAGTGGTTTATGTTTCACGGTGCGGAATACGGTTTCAAAATGGCCAACGAATTAGCCCTTGAACACTGGGTTGATGTTTACAGAGGTGATTTGGGAGTTGCTCTTTCTGACACATACACAACGGATGTTTTCTTCCGTCAGTTCGACAAAAAATTTGCAAAATTGTTCGACGGTGTACGTCATGACAGCGGTGATGCCTTAGAATTTGCAGACAAAACAATTGCTCACTATGAGAAAAATGGGATCAATCCTTTATTTAAATATATCATTTTCTCTGATGCTTTAAATCTTGAAAAAGTTGAAGAAATAACCAAATACTGCAAAGGCAAAATCGGAGTTTCTTTCGGAATAGGAACCAATCTCACCAATGATGTAGGCTTAAAACCAATGAATATTGTGATGAAATTAATTGGAGTTCAGGCTCCTAACAAAGAATGGATTCCTACCGTAAAATTATCCGACGAACACGGAAAATACACCGGAGATCCAAAAATGATCGAATTGGCCAAAGAGTTTTTAAGAATTAAAGACTAA
- a CDS encoding bacteriocin-like protein, translating to MKNLKNLNRKQLKNVLGGAALACETPVDGGCSAGYTFCSNPYCCYPPRKPFICFD from the coding sequence ATGAAAAATTTAAAAAATTTAAACAGAAAACAGTTAAAAAATGTTTTAGGAGGAGCTGCATTAGCTTGTGAAACACCTGTTGATGGAGGTTGTAGTGCAGGTTATACGTTCTGTAGTAACCCTTATTGTTGTTATCCACCAAGAAAGCCATTTATCTGTTTCGATTAA